From the genome of Fusarium oxysporum f. sp. lycopersici 4287 chromosome 3, whole genome shotgun sequence, one region includes:
- a CDS encoding hypothetical protein (At least one base has a quality score < 10), whose protein sequence is MQPFDGNFMRENIFRGNASPEVDAAWEALGVDYRPGVISYKDGLSSGLDDSFVQRAPQHGGGFIVNVEGMHHLHCLNLLRKSLWYNYEYYKDLGGTPFKNDGEVFRMHLTVLTPSAKFSCATSIPACWAKSGSILKNPNAFPDFNTRHVCKNYNDVREWAEKLQAPPTSEIPDDYLLLPKNKDILESTP, encoded by the exons ATGCAGCCATTTGATGGCAATTTCATGAGAGAGAATATCTTCCGAGGAAATGCCTCACCAGAGGTCGATGCTGCTTGGGAAGCGCTGGGTGTAGACT ACCGACCCGGAGTGATTTCATACAAGGATGGGCTCTCCAGTGGCTTAGATGATTCCTTTGTCCAGCGAGCCCCTCAACATGGCGGCGGTTTCATCGTCAATGTCGAAGGCatgcatcatcttcactgcCTA AATCTGCTCCGCAAATCCCTCTGGTACAATTACGAATACTACAAGGACCTCGGCGGCACGCCTTTTAAGAACGATGGTGAGGTCTTCCGCATGCAC CTCACTGTCTTGACACCGTCCGCCAAGTTCTCATGTGCAACGTCGATACCGGCGTGCTGGGCCAAGTCTGGGTCAATCCTAAAGAACCCCAATGCCTTCCCCGACTTCAACACGCGGCACGTATGCAAGAACTATAACGACGTAAGAGAGTGGGCAGAGAAGCTTCAG GCTCCTCCCACCAGTGAGATTCCTGACGACTATCTCCTCTTACCGAAGAATAAAGATATTCTTGAGTCCACCCCTTAA